The following are encoded in a window of Brockia lithotrophica genomic DNA:
- a CDS encoding ABC transporter ATP-binding protein, translated as MENRETAGEPLVELRGITKRFGNLVANDAVDLSLYPGEILALLGENGAGKTTLMNVLYGLYRPDAGEIRVRGRVVRLDGPDVAIRLGIGMVHQHFQLVDAFTVLENVVLGSRPSTRGWFDRRRAETELKDLMERYGLSVDLHARAADLPVGLLQRVEILKVLYRGAEVLIFDEPTAVLTPQEADALLDIFARLVREGKGIVFITHKLREVLAAADRIVVLRRGRVVGRYRRGEVTERELARAMVGEKAEAEFVLRAEAAVEPSSEVRVTGEAPERAARGQAEVTAEEGEQTPELEVADVRDVRRGKSALAGVSFAVRPGEIYGIAGVAGNGQEALVEALLGLRRVAGAIRLAGEDVTSLPPRARLDRGLGVVPEDRHRHGLVLDFTLWENLILNRFHEEQFQRAGFLRVGEAVRYARDALAKNEVVPENPFARARSLSGGNQQKLILAREFGRRLRVLVAAQPTRGLDVGAIAYVHRRLRELAAQGVAVLLISYELDEILALAHRFGVLYEGRIVGEFTPATADREVVGLLMAGRRKAATSEGVAGGA; from the coding sequence GTGGAGAATCGCGAAACCGCGGGAGAGCCTCTCGTGGAGCTTCGGGGGATTACGAAACGCTTTGGCAACCTCGTGGCAAACGACGCCGTGGATCTGTCTCTCTACCCCGGGGAGATCCTCGCCCTCTTGGGGGAAAACGGCGCCGGCAAGACGACGCTCATGAACGTCCTCTATGGCCTCTATCGTCCCGACGCCGGGGAGATCCGCGTGCGCGGGCGGGTCGTCCGTCTGGACGGACCGGATGTCGCGATTCGCCTGGGCATCGGCATGGTACACCAGCACTTTCAGCTCGTGGACGCTTTCACCGTGTTAGAAAACGTCGTGCTCGGCTCACGGCCGAGCACGCGCGGGTGGTTCGACCGGCGCAGGGCCGAAACGGAGCTCAAAGACCTCATGGAGCGCTACGGCCTCTCCGTCGACCTCCACGCCCGCGCCGCCGATCTGCCCGTAGGGCTCCTCCAGCGCGTGGAGATCCTCAAGGTTCTCTACCGCGGGGCGGAGGTGCTCATCTTCGACGAGCCGACGGCGGTGCTCACGCCCCAGGAGGCGGACGCGCTTCTCGACATCTTTGCCCGCCTCGTACGGGAGGGAAAGGGGATCGTCTTCATCACGCATAAGCTGCGGGAGGTGCTTGCGGCGGCCGACCGCATCGTCGTCCTCCGCCGGGGGCGCGTGGTCGGCCGGTACCGCCGGGGCGAGGTCACGGAGCGGGAACTCGCGCGCGCCATGGTAGGGGAAAAGGCGGAGGCGGAATTCGTCCTGCGGGCGGAAGCCGCGGTCGAGCCGTCTTCGGAGGTACGGGTCACTGGGGAAGCGCCGGAGAGGGCCGCTCGCGGGCAGGCGGAAGTAACGGCGGAAGAGGGTGAACAGACGCCCGAGCTCGAGGTGGCGGACGTGCGGGACGTACGCCGGGGGAAGTCGGCCCTCGCCGGTGTGAGTTTTGCCGTGCGTCCCGGGGAAATTTACGGAATTGCCGGGGTGGCGGGAAACGGACAGGAAGCCCTCGTAGAGGCACTCCTCGGCCTACGGCGGGTGGCGGGGGCGATTCGCCTCGCGGGCGAGGACGTTACCTCCCTTCCGCCGCGGGCGCGCCTCGACCGTGGGCTCGGCGTTGTCCCCGAAGATCGCCACCGGCACGGGCTCGTCCTCGACTTCACCCTCTGGGAAAATCTCATCTTGAACCGCTTTCACGAAGAGCAGTTTCAGCGTGCCGGGTTTCTCCGCGTGGGGGAGGCCGTGCGCTACGCCCGTGACGCGCTCGCCAAGAACGAGGTGGTTCCCGAAAATCCGTTCGCCCGGGCGCGCAGCCTTTCGGGAGGGAACCAGCAAAAGCTCATCCTCGCCCGAGAATTCGGCCGTCGTCTTCGGGTGCTCGTCGCGGCGCAGCCGACGCGCGGTTTGGACGTAGGGGCGATCGCCTACGTGCACCGACGCCTGCGCGAACTCGCCGCCCAAGGCGTCGCCGTGCTCCTCATTTCCTACGAGCTCGACGAGATCCTCGCCCTCGCCCACCGCTTCGGCGTGCTCTACGAAGGACGCATCGTGGGGGAGTTCACGCCCGCGACGGCGGACCGGGAGGTCGTCGGTCTGCTCATGGCCGGCCGGCGAAAAGCCGCGACGTCCGAGGGGGTGGCGGGTGGTGCGTGA
- a CDS encoding RNA-guided endonuclease TnpB family protein translates to LSRRGVRDKTGRLIERTKNYEKARLELARLHRRVQNIRLDFLHKLTAELVRTHPVIAIEDLNVAGMLKNDRLARYIADVGWSTFRALLEAKAKLRGVRMVKVNRFAPTSKMCSVCGYVLSELPLSVRAWTCPVCGTRHDRDENAAKNLLKFALAIGL, encoded by the coding sequence TCTTTCCCGCCGGGGTGTGCGGGACAAAACCGGAAGACTCATCGAACGCACGAAGAACTACGAAAAGGCGCGCCTTGAACTTGCCAGACTCCACCGCCGGGTTCAAAACATCCGGCTGGACTTCCTCCACAAGCTCACGGCCGAACTCGTCCGGACGCATCCGGTGATCGCGATCGAAGATCTAAACGTCGCCGGCATGCTCAAAAACGACCGCCTTGCCCGCTACATCGCCGACGTCGGCTGGAGCACCTTCCGGGCGCTCCTCGAGGCGAAAGCCAAGCTTCGGGGAGTGCGGATGGTGAAGGTAAACCGCTTTGCACCGACGTCGAAGATGTGTTCTGTCTGCGGGTACGTACTTTCTGAGCTTCCGCTTTCTGTCCGAGCGTGGACGTGTCCGGTGTGCGGCACACGCCACGACCGAGACGAAAACGCGGCAAAGAACCTGCTCAAATTTGCCCTGGCAATCGGCTTATAG
- the ymfI gene encoding elongation factor P 5-aminopentanone reductase, which yields MSERPLLLLTGASGAIGSAIARRLADGWDFLLHGRDASRLAALAEELEARGARSILWVRDLSRTEGLAAELSARPEFSWVRAYVHAAGQPLYRLLADTTEEEWDALFHVHVRSIFLIARRLIPSMVRRREGRMVFLSSVWGESGAAGEAAYAAAKGAVHALVRSLARELAPSGIAVNGVAPGVVHTPMLAPLGEEGIRQTLAEIPLGRAAEPDEVAAAVAFLLAPESRHITGHILTVHGGWR from the coding sequence GTGTCGGAGCGGCCGCTCCTCCTCCTCACCGGAGCGTCGGGGGCGATCGGGTCGGCGATCGCCCGTCGTCTGGCGGACGGGTGGGATTTCCTCCTCCACGGCCGCGACGCAAGCCGTCTCGCCGCACTCGCCGAGGAGCTCGAGGCGCGAGGGGCGCGGTCGATCCTCTGGGTCCGCGATCTGTCCCGAACCGAAGGGCTCGCAGCGGAGCTCTCTGCGCGTCCGGAGTTTTCCTGGGTGCGGGCGTACGTACACGCCGCGGGACAGCCCCTCTACCGCCTGCTTGCGGACACCACGGAAGAGGAATGGGACGCGCTTTTCCACGTACACGTTCGGAGCATCTTCCTCATCGCCCGTCGCCTCATCCCCTCCATGGTGCGGCGGCGCGAAGGTCGGATGGTCTTTTTGTCCTCCGTGTGGGGGGAAAGCGGTGCCGCGGGAGAGGCCGCCTACGCGGCGGCCAAGGGCGCCGTGCACGCCCTCGTTCGCTCCCTCGCCCGAGAACTCGCCCCATCGGGTATCGCGGTGAACGGCGTCGCGCCGGGCGTCGTCCACACCCCCATGCTCGCCCCCCTCGGAGAAGAGGGGATCCGGCAGACGCTGGCGGAAATCCCCCTCGGACGAGCGGCCGAACCCGATGAGGTCGCCGCCGCAGTCGCCTTCCTCCTCGCCCCCGAAAGCCGCCACATCACGGGACACATCCTCACGGTCCACGGCGGATGGAGGTAG
- a CDS encoding helix-turn-helix domain-containing protein: MPELGEVIRRAREEKGLSLDELAAITKIQRRYLEALEDGQYTRLPGPFYARAFVRSVAEVLGLDADELLARYESELPKHPYAEEAYVLKLEKAQPRRKSRDVFGPWLARGVLLLFLALLGYIFYHFVLESGSWWPHSATSSTWPSAPKVRDNLPPGPITEPAPDSGNAAPAPAPGKEEPPPGPEKAELLFVREEGKTSLYEVRGTDALTLSLSAPGGDVWVRVQKDGEGGEVLFERTLRKGEQVEVDTKGAKSLWIRLGATANARIEVSGAELVLKDKPNVYNVWLQLGSSGSKASS, translated from the coding sequence ATGCCGGAACTCGGGGAGGTTATTCGTCGGGCGCGCGAAGAAAAAGGGCTCAGTCTCGACGAGCTTGCGGCGATCACCAAGATCCAGCGGCGGTACCTGGAAGCCCTCGAGGACGGCCAGTACACCCGACTGCCGGGTCCGTTTTACGCGCGGGCGTTCGTGCGTTCTGTGGCGGAGGTCCTCGGCCTCGACGCCGACGAACTTTTGGCGCGCTACGAATCGGAACTGCCGAAGCATCCCTACGCTGAGGAGGCCTACGTCCTCAAGCTGGAGAAGGCACAGCCTCGGCGGAAGTCGCGGGACGTCTTCGGTCCGTGGTTGGCGAGGGGGGTGCTCCTCCTCTTTCTCGCTCTCCTCGGGTACATCTTTTACCACTTCGTGCTGGAAAGCGGTTCGTGGTGGCCTCATTCCGCAACTTCTTCGACTTGGCCGAGCGCCCCTAAGGTGCGCGACAACCTCCCGCCGGGCCCCATCACCGAGCCCGCTCCGGATTCCGGAAATGCGGCTCCGGCGCCGGCCCCTGGAAAGGAAGAGCCGCCACCGGGTCCGGAAAAGGCGGAACTCTTGTTTGTGCGCGAAGAGGGCAAGACGTCCCTCTACGAAGTCCGGGGTACCGACGCCCTCACGTTGAGCCTCTCGGCGCCCGGAGGCGACGTTTGGGTGCGCGTGCAGAAGGACGGCGAAGGGGGCGAGGTCCTCTTCGAACGCACCCTGCGCAAGGGCGAGCAGGTAGAGGTGGACACCAAGGGGGCCAAGAGCTTGTGGATCCGCCTCGGCGCCACGGCGAACGCCCGCATCGAGGTGAGCGGTGCGGAGCTCGTCCTCAAAGACAAGCCCAACGTGTACAACGTGTGGCTCCAGCTCGGAAGTTCGGGTTCGAAGGCCTCTTCGTAG
- a CDS encoding DUF3388 domain-containing protein — translation MPGDNRWYLEYHIAVDRPGLLGDIASLVGALGLNILTISGVDTRRRGLVLEGGDEARVELLAHVLDRMPTIRVTALRRPTLIDILAIRHGRYIEQDAVDRRVFRFTREELGILVNFLGELMKGEGRRLIGLRGVPRTGKTEAAVAAAVYAGKRWVLLSASLFGDVLRTELDAAERAPDVVYLVDAILTVFRGSSAHRELVREVLQGSHTVVVEHPDVLVEERFAAWEDFQLILELRNAPHEEIRYDVAALEERYAGEGD, via the coding sequence ATGCCGGGGGACAACCGTTGGTACTTGGAGTACCACATCGCCGTAGACCGTCCCGGTCTCCTCGGGGACATTGCCTCCCTCGTGGGGGCTCTGGGGCTCAACATCCTCACGATCAGCGGGGTGGACACGCGCCGGCGCGGCCTCGTCCTCGAAGGCGGAGACGAGGCGCGCGTTGAACTCCTCGCCCACGTCTTGGACCGTATGCCCACGATCCGGGTCACGGCCCTGCGCCGTCCGACGCTGATCGACATCTTGGCGATCCGCCACGGACGCTACATCGAGCAGGACGCCGTCGACCGCCGGGTGTTTCGCTTTACGCGGGAAGAGCTCGGAATCCTCGTCAACTTTCTCGGAGAGCTCATGAAGGGCGAGGGGCGGCGTCTCATTGGCCTCAGGGGGGTGCCGCGGACGGGCAAGACGGAGGCAGCCGTCGCTGCGGCGGTGTACGCGGGGAAGCGCTGGGTCCTCCTTTCGGCCTCTCTCTTCGGTGATGTCCTTCGGACGGAGCTCGACGCGGCGGAACGCGCTCCGGACGTCGTGTACCTCGTAGACGCGATCCTCACCGTCTTTCGCGGCTCGTCGGCGCACCGGGAGCTCGTGCGCGAGGTGCTCCAAGGTTCCCACACCGTAGTCGTCGAACATCCCGACGTGCTCGTCGAGGAACGTTTTGCGGCGTGGGAGGACTTCCAGCTCATCCTCGAACTTAGGAACGCGCCGCACGAAGAGATCCGTTACGACGTCGCTGCCCTTGAAGAACGCTATGCCGGAGAGGGCGACTAG
- a CDS encoding BMP family ABC transporter substrate-binding protein has product MKGHPKFRRVPTFRRVGAIALAFVLALGLLAGCAKGSAPAPGAGEHKDFRVGMVTDIGGVNDNSFNQGAWEGLQRFGKETGATVKYVESKSDADYVPNLQQFAQGGYSLIWGIGYMMADAVRDVASKNPAIKFGIIDGEVKGLDNVTSVTFAEQEGAFLVGVVAGLMTKTGKVGFVGGMDIPVIKRFEAGFKAGVRAANPNAQVLVAYTGNFNRPDDGKSAAASLYDKGADIVFHAAGQTGDGVFSEAKDRRKAGQEVWVIGVDRDQRDLGPEVTLTSMLKRVDVAIYDVSKSVMEGKFTPGIVTLGLKEDAVGLPKDNPHVPQDVMQKVQEFKEKIVKGEIVVPTTPEY; this is encoded by the coding sequence ATGAAGGGGCATCCGAAGTTCCGCCGTGTGCCGACGTTTCGCCGCGTGGGGGCAATTGCGTTGGCCTTCGTTTTGGCCTTGGGCCTACTGGCCGGGTGTGCCAAGGGTTCGGCGCCGGCGCCGGGAGCGGGGGAGCACAAGGACTTCCGCGTAGGCATGGTTACGGACATCGGCGGCGTGAACGACAACTCCTTCAACCAGGGGGCGTGGGAAGGGCTCCAGCGCTTCGGGAAGGAAACCGGTGCTACGGTGAAGTACGTGGAGTCTAAGAGCGACGCCGACTACGTCCCCAACCTGCAGCAGTTCGCTCAAGGTGGGTATTCGCTCATTTGGGGCATCGGCTACATGATGGCGGATGCCGTGCGCGACGTAGCCTCCAAGAACCCAGCGATTAAGTTTGGGATCATCGACGGCGAGGTAAAGGGTCTCGACAACGTGACCTCCGTGACGTTTGCCGAGCAGGAGGGTGCCTTTCTCGTCGGCGTCGTCGCCGGGCTCATGACCAAGACGGGCAAGGTGGGCTTCGTTGGAGGGATGGACATTCCCGTGATCAAGCGCTTCGAGGCCGGGTTCAAGGCTGGCGTGCGGGCGGCCAACCCCAACGCCCAGGTGCTCGTGGCGTACACGGGGAACTTCAACCGCCCCGACGACGGAAAGAGCGCGGCGGCTTCCCTGTACGACAAAGGCGCGGACATCGTCTTTCACGCCGCAGGGCAGACGGGCGACGGCGTCTTCAGCGAGGCGAAGGACCGGCGCAAGGCGGGGCAGGAAGTTTGGGTGATCGGGGTGGACCGCGACCAGCGCGACCTCGGCCCCGAGGTTACGCTCACCTCCATGCTCAAGCGGGTAGACGTGGCCATCTACGACGTCTCCAAGTCCGTGATGGAGGGGAAGTTCACCCCCGGGATCGTCACCTTGGGGCTCAAGGAAGACGCCGTTGGTCTTCCCAAGGACAACCCGCACGTGCCTCAGGATGTCATGCAAAAGGTGCAGGAGTTCAAGGAAAAGATCGTCAAGGGCGAGATCGTCGTCCCGACGACGCCGGAATACTGA
- a CDS encoding DNA translocase FtsK, translating to MARKKARPSWVREVRLDLLALFTIAVGVVALSGSWGAVGRALRFVFRSLAGAWGFVLPLFLIGTGLFVLVYRRRPHLLHPRFVGGLFLFLSLLLFSHLEILRDLREEGGLKLAILTTTWKRLLLDAQGVPVAIGGGMVGAALATLFVYLFGGVGAYLMDGLLFLAGLLLLLGTSLRKVWSSLREGAVRVGAFLARLTRGLALRLGGAARLVRAGLRRGSSAGTGEELPLAGDSDSMERRSLHEDVPSTAEGVYFGRAGDEPLVPDAQGGADGASHPVASSASFGGEAAPSRRSREEKRPKGKSGSGGEEAAPGILRRIREGFSWSPRSTEAPLSAEAKDLPEPSAEEGDGPRTSKPLPGSGAGGGTAVAGGAEFAVRGGGRAASFSDVPSAEGEELELPLVFPEGPVPLRYRLPPLSLLERPAPRTSRRKERPEAKAEKLLRTLESFGVQVRLVGILEGPTVTRFELQPEAGVKVSRVLSLTDDIALALAARDIRTEAPVPGKSVIGVEVPNDEVQVVSLREVLESRVFQDSPSLLTLALGKSISGEVVVADLAAMPHLLIAGATGSGKSVSLNAMILSILYKARPDEVKFLLVDPKMVELSVYNGIPHLLAPVVTDAKKASLLLRRVVEEMERRYEAFAEVGARDLDRYNALVMRGAVRGEPKPKVVVVIDELADLMMVAPAEVEASIARLAQKARAAGIHLIVATQRPSVDVITGLIKANIPSRIAFAVSSHVDSRTILDMGGAEKLVGRGDMLFLPVGASKPLRLQGCYVSDREVEEVVRFVRAQLTPVYDESLRSVEEDADEPEVEDELFEPAVRLVLETKQASVSLLQRRFAIGYSRAARLIDIMERKGIVGPYEGSRPRKVLVDDYDFGRKSPRGKAPAEGDEISFGP from the coding sequence ATGGCGCGCAAGAAAGCTCGTCCGTCCTGGGTGCGTGAAGTGCGCCTGGACCTCTTGGCGCTCTTTACGATCGCCGTCGGCGTGGTCGCCCTGAGCGGGAGTTGGGGTGCCGTGGGGCGCGCGCTTCGCTTCGTCTTTCGGAGCCTGGCGGGCGCTTGGGGCTTTGTCCTGCCGCTCTTTTTGATCGGGACGGGCCTTTTCGTCCTCGTCTACCGGCGGCGTCCGCACCTCCTTCACCCCCGGTTCGTCGGCGGGCTTTTCCTCTTTCTCTCCCTCCTCCTCTTTTCCCACCTGGAGATCCTCCGCGACCTGCGCGAGGAAGGCGGCCTCAAGCTGGCCATCCTCACTACGACGTGGAAGCGCCTTCTTCTCGACGCCCAAGGGGTACCGGTGGCGATCGGCGGCGGCATGGTCGGCGCGGCGCTTGCCACTCTGTTCGTCTACCTCTTTGGCGGCGTGGGGGCCTACCTCATGGACGGCCTTCTCTTCCTTGCCGGACTCCTCCTTCTCTTGGGTACTTCCCTCCGCAAGGTCTGGAGCTCGCTGCGCGAAGGGGCGGTGCGGGTGGGCGCATTCCTTGCGCGCCTCACTCGGGGTCTGGCGCTCCGCCTTGGGGGAGCTGCACGACTGGTTCGCGCGGGGCTTCGGCGCGGAAGTTCTGCGGGTACGGGCGAGGAGTTGCCTCTCGCAGGAGATTCCGACTCTATGGAGCGGCGTTCGCTTCATGAAGACGTCCCTTCGACGGCCGAAGGCGTCTACTTCGGCCGTGCGGGAGACGAGCCCCTTGTACCGGACGCCCAAGGGGGAGCAGACGGAGCCTCGCACCCCGTAGCCTCTTCGGCGTCCTTCGGCGGCGAAGCTGCTCCTTCGCGGAGGTCTCGGGAAGAGAAACGCCCGAAGGGGAAGTCCGGTTCCGGCGGTGAGGAGGCGGCGCCGGGGATCTTGCGGCGGATTCGGGAAGGGTTTTCTTGGTCGCCGCGGTCGACTGAGGCACCTCTTTCGGCCGAGGCAAAGGACCTTCCGGAGCCCTCCGCGGAAGAAGGGGACGGCCCCCGGACTTCGAAGCCCCTCCCGGGAAGCGGTGCAGGCGGAGGCACGGCCGTAGCCGGCGGAGCGGAATTCGCCGTCCGCGGCGGAGGGCGCGCCGCTTCCTTTTCCGACGTTCCCTCTGCCGAAGGCGAAGAGCTCGAACTCCCCCTCGTGTTTCCCGAAGGTCCCGTACCTCTTCGCTACCGCCTCCCGCCCCTTTCCCTCCTTGAACGCCCCGCCCCCCGCACTTCGCGGCGGAAGGAGCGGCCCGAGGCAAAGGCGGAGAAGCTCCTCCGTACGCTCGAAAGCTTCGGCGTCCAGGTGCGACTCGTGGGGATCCTCGAAGGTCCCACGGTCACGCGTTTTGAGCTTCAACCGGAGGCGGGGGTAAAGGTAAGCCGCGTCTTGAGCCTCACCGACGACATCGCCCTCGCCCTTGCCGCCCGCGACATTCGCACCGAAGCTCCGGTACCGGGGAAGTCCGTGATCGGCGTCGAGGTCCCCAACGACGAGGTGCAGGTCGTGAGCTTGCGGGAGGTCTTGGAAAGCCGTGTGTTCCAAGATTCTCCCTCCCTCCTCACCCTCGCCCTCGGAAAGAGCATCAGCGGCGAGGTCGTCGTGGCCGACCTGGCCGCCATGCCCCACCTCCTCATCGCCGGGGCGACGGGGAGTGGGAAGAGCGTGAGCCTCAACGCCATGATCCTCTCCATCCTCTACAAGGCGCGGCCGGACGAGGTGAAGTTCCTCCTCGTCGACCCCAAGATGGTCGAGCTTTCCGTGTACAACGGGATTCCGCACCTCCTCGCACCCGTGGTCACGGACGCGAAAAAAGCCTCTCTCCTCCTCCGGCGGGTCGTCGAGGAGATGGAACGCCGCTACGAGGCGTTTGCCGAGGTGGGCGCCCGCGACCTCGACCGCTACAACGCTCTCGTCATGCGCGGAGCGGTTCGGGGAGAACCTAAGCCCAAGGTGGTCGTCGTCATCGACGAGCTCGCGGATCTCATGATGGTCGCCCCCGCGGAAGTCGAAGCGTCGATCGCCCGTCTCGCCCAAAAGGCGCGCGCGGCGGGGATTCACCTCATCGTCGCCACCCAGAGGCCCTCGGTGGACGTGATCACCGGGCTCATCAAGGCGAACATCCCCTCGCGCATCGCCTTCGCCGTCTCTTCGCACGTGGATTCGCGGACGATCCTCGACATGGGCGGGGCAGAAAAGCTCGTCGGCCGCGGCGACATGCTCTTTTTGCCCGTCGGCGCCTCCAAGCCGCTCCGCCTTCAGGGGTGCTACGTCTCCGACCGCGAGGTAGAGGAGGTGGTCCGCTTCGTCCGCGCCCAGCTCACTCCCGTCTACGACGAATCCTTGCGTTCGGTCGAAGAGGACGCCGACGAGCCGGAAGTGGAGGACGAACTCTTCGAACCCGCCGTCCGCCTCGTCCTCGAGACAAAGCAAGCTTCCGTCTCGCTCCTTCAGCGGCGCTTCGCCATCGGCTACTCCCGTGCCGCACGCCTCATCGACATCATGGAGCGCAAGGGAATCGTGGGACCCTACGAAGGGAGCCGGCCGCGCAAAGTTCTCGTAGACGACTACGACTTCGGGCGTAAGAGCCCGCGGGGGAAGGCGCCTGCGGAAGGGGACGAAATTTCGTTCGGGCCTTGA
- a CDS encoding ABC transporter permease — protein MRMFEALGQFLAITTVYATPLIWASLGGVFSERSGVIGLALEGYMIFGAFAAASSAVVLEASGWGAWGAWPAFFLGGLAGMLLSLLHAYASVSLRADQVVSGFVVNFLAFGLSVYLVKVFFHGAGQTDTLRQAVFGRWGIPLLERIPVLGPSVFATYPSTYLAFLAVLGAYLLLWHTPFGLHLRAAGESAGAAATAGLPVRRIRYIGVLVSGFLAGLGGATVVLTTTGNFSHATISGQGFIALAAMIFGKWHPVGAFLASLFFGIGTGLKNLIQLTPWARDIPLDAILLFPYVLTLLVLAGFVGRAEAPRSLGQAYDPEVR, from the coding sequence ATGCGGATGTTTGAAGCTCTCGGGCAGTTTCTCGCGATTACCACGGTGTACGCCACGCCGCTCATCTGGGCGAGCCTTGGCGGCGTGTTTTCCGAGCGCTCGGGCGTCATCGGGCTCGCCCTTGAAGGGTACATGATCTTTGGCGCCTTTGCCGCCGCGAGTTCCGCCGTCGTGCTGGAAGCCTCGGGGTGGGGGGCGTGGGGCGCGTGGCCCGCGTTTTTCCTCGGGGGCCTCGCCGGGATGCTCCTCTCTCTGCTCCACGCCTACGCCTCCGTATCCCTCCGCGCCGACCAAGTCGTAAGCGGGTTCGTCGTGAACTTTTTGGCTTTCGGCCTCTCCGTGTACCTGGTAAAGGTGTTCTTCCACGGGGCGGGTCAGACGGATACGCTGCGCCAGGCGGTCTTCGGCCGCTGGGGGATCCCCCTCCTCGAGCGCATTCCCGTCCTCGGGCCCTCCGTATTTGCCACGTATCCGTCTACGTACCTCGCGTTTCTCGCCGTCCTCGGCGCCTACCTCCTCCTGTGGCACACGCCTTTTGGGCTACACCTCAGGGCGGCGGGAGAAAGCGCGGGCGCGGCGGCGACCGCCGGCCTTCCGGTGCGGCGCATCCGTTACATAGGCGTGCTCGTAAGCGGTTTTCTCGCGGGCCTCGGAGGGGCTACGGTGGTGCTCACGACGACGGGGAACTTTTCCCACGCGACGATTTCCGGCCAGGGGTTCATCGCCCTCGCGGCGATGATCTTCGGAAAGTGGCATCCCGTCGGCGCCTTCCTCGCGAGCCTCTTCTTCGGCATCGGTACTGGGCTCAAGAACCTCATCCAGCTCACGCCTTGGGCGCGGGACATTCCCTTGGACGCCATCCTCCTCTTCCCTTACGTCCTCACCCTCCTCGTCCTCGCGGGGTTCGTCGGACGTGCGGAGGCCCCGCGCTCCCTCGGGCAGGCGTACGACCCGGAGGTGCGCTAA
- a CDS encoding ABC transporter permease, whose product MREFFVSLIALFLGLLVGAAVMLFGGYNPLEAYRALFWSVLTSPYQLGEMLRESTPLLLTGISVALAYRAGLFNIGAAGQMYLGGVAAAWVGIAWELPPVLHAGLAVTAAALAGALWGALAGYLKAWRGVHEVISTIMLNWTALYLGNGLIRAYLLDPNQRQRSRFVAASATLDSPTLASLFGQARLGYGFVLALLALVVYAVLLERHTLGFALRASGLSPGAARYAGIPPGRSIVLAMGLAGAFAGVAGATEVLGVFHYMGIAAALPNAGFDGIAVALLGGNTAPGILLAGLFFGLLNYGAGSMQFVAGVPLEAVRIVVAAVLLFVAVRYVFERWVGVRRSAE is encoded by the coding sequence GTGCGTGAGTTCTTCGTCTCCCTTATCGCCTTGTTCTTGGGGCTTCTCGTCGGCGCGGCGGTCATGCTCTTTGGGGGATACAACCCGCTCGAAGCCTACCGGGCGCTTTTTTGGTCGGTACTCACGAGCCCGTACCAGCTCGGAGAGATGCTCCGGGAATCCACTCCCCTTCTCCTTACGGGGATTTCCGTCGCCCTCGCGTACCGCGCGGGTCTCTTCAACATCGGAGCCGCGGGGCAGATGTACCTCGGGGGAGTGGCCGCCGCCTGGGTCGGGATTGCCTGGGAGCTTCCGCCCGTGCTCCACGCCGGCCTCGCCGTCACGGCGGCCGCCCTCGCCGGCGCGCTCTGGGGCGCGCTTGCCGGGTACCTCAAGGCGTGGCGCGGTGTGCACGAGGTGATCTCCACGATCATGCTCAACTGGACGGCCCTCTACCTGGGGAACGGCCTCATCCGCGCGTACCTCCTCGACCCTAACCAGAGGCAGAGAAGCCGCTTCGTCGCCGCCTCGGCGACACTCGACTCTCCAACGCTCGCCTCCCTCTTCGGCCAGGCGCGCCTCGGGTACGGCTTCGTCCTCGCCCTGCTCGCCCTCGTCGTCTACGCCGTCCTTCTCGAGCGGCACACGCTTGGTTTTGCCCTACGCGCCTCGGGTTTGAGCCCCGGAGCCGCCCGCTACGCGGGGATCCCGCCCGGGCGGAGCATCGTCCTCGCTATGGGCCTGGCCGGCGCCTTTGCGGGTGTGGCGGGAGCGACAGAGGTGCTCGGGGTATTCCACTACATGGGCATCGCCGCGGCCCTCCCCAACGCCGGGTTTGACGGGATCGCCGTGGCGCTCCTCGGCGGCAACACCGCGCCAGGGATCCTCCTCGCCGGGCTTTTCTTCGGTCTTTTGAACTACGGCGCGGGGAGCATGCAGTTCGTGGCCGGAGTTCCCCTCGAGGCCGTGCGCATCGTCGTCGCCGCAGTCCTCCTCTTCGTCGCCGTGCGCTACGTCTTCGAGCGTTGGGTGGGCGTGCGGCGGTCGGCCGAGTGA
- a CDS encoding DUF3243 domain-containing protein: MGILNNFGDWMGFLKDRVAQAQGAGLDQQTIQAVAHQIGDYLAAEVEPRTPEQKLLKEMWQVANEQEQQAIANVVVKLVQKR; this comes from the coding sequence ATGGGCATCTTGAACAACTTCGGCGACTGGATGGGCTTCCTCAAGGACCGCGTCGCGCAGGCGCAGGGCGCGGGCCTCGATCAGCAGACGATCCAGGCGGTCGCCCACCAAATCGGCGACTACCTCGCCGCCGAAGTGGAGCCGCGGACGCCGGAGCAAAAGCTCCTCAAGGAAATGTGGCAGGTAGCCAACGAGCAGGAGCAGCAGGCCATCGCGAACGTGGTCGTCAAGCTCGTCCAGAAACGCTAA